From a region of the Cucumis sativus cultivar 9930 chromosome 6, Cucumber_9930_V3, whole genome shotgun sequence genome:
- the LOC101212070 gene encoding protein MRG1, whose product MVNSSKDDAATDGDMSSGDSPPSNTSLYSEGEKVLAYHGPRIYEAKVQKVELRKKEFRYFLHYLGWNKNWDEWVSVDRLMKCTDENRLKQRALEKGYVEKSSKSGRSAQAKPKNLNDARVEKEDHKNNVVAAPKGKKRKNDSGTKDNQSVEKVIKIQIPSTLRKQLVDDWEFVTQQDKLVKLPRSPTVDDILTKYLEYRSKRDGTITDSLGEVLKGIRCYFDKALPVLLLYNKERDQYHKLVVDDVSPSTVYGAEHLLRLFVKLPELLAYVNIEDETQIRLHQKLLDFLKFLQKNQSTFFVSAYEGCKGTEGKGKSKND is encoded by the exons ATGGTAAACTCCTCCAAGGACGACGCTGCCACCGACGGCGACATGTCCAGCGGCGATTCTCCACCCTCCAATACCAGTCTCTACTCCGAAGGCGAGAAGGTCCTTGCCTATCACGGCCCTCGCATCTATGAAGCCAAG GTTCAAAAAGTTGAGCTTAGGAAGAAGGAATTTAGATACTTTCTGCACTATCTA GGCTGGAATAAAAA TTGGGACGAATGGGTAAGCGTAGATCGGCTGATGAAATGTACTGACGAGAACCGCTTGAAGCAACGAGCCCTTGAGAAAGGGTATGTGGAAAAGAGCTCAAAGTCTGGACGTTCTGCACAAGCAAAGCCAAAAAACTTGAACG ATGCAAGAGTGGAGAAAGAGGACCACAAGAACAATG TTGTTGCAGCACCAAAGGGGAAGAAACGAAAGAATGACTCAGGCACCAAG GACAATCAATCCGTAGAGAAAGTTATCAAGATTCAAATACCTTCAACACTAAGAAAGCAACTTGTTGATGATTGGGAATTTGTTACACAGCAGGATAAG TTGGTCAAACTTCCACGCTCACCAACCGTTGATGATATTTTGACAAAGTACTTGGAATACAGATCCAAGAGGGATGGCAC GATTACTGACTCGCTGGGAGAAGTCTTGAAAGGAATACGATGTTATTTTGATAAAGCACTGCCTGTACTGCTCTTGTACAATAAAGAACGTGATCAGTATCATAAATTAGTCGTAGATGATGTCTCTCCGTCAACTGTATATGGTGCAGAACATCTCCTTCGACTCTTTG TTAAGTTGCCAGAGCTTTTGGCATATGTGAATATTGAAGATGAAACACAGATCCGGCTACACCAGAAGTTGCTCGACTTTCTGAA ATTCCTGCAGAAGAATCAGAGTACTTTCTTTGTCTCGGCATATGAGGGCTGTAAAGGAACTGAGGGAAAGGGTAAGAGCAAGAATGACTGA